The Corallococcus caeni genomic interval CCAGGAAGTTGGCCAGCCACTGCGCCATGGCCGCGATGGACAGCGCGAGCGCGCGGATGCGGTTGGGGAACATCTCGCCCAACAGCACCCAGACGACGGGGCCCCACGAGAAGCCGAAGCAGACGACGTAGAGGTTGGCGGCGATGAGCGCCGTGGTGCCGGCCGCGCCCTGCAGCACGGGCTTGCCCGCGGCGTCCAGCGGCGCGGTGCCGAAGAGGTACGCCATCAGGCCCAGCGTCAGCGCCATGCCCACGGAGCCGACGAGGAGCAGGGGCTTTCTGCCCACCTTGTCCACGAACGCGATGGCCACGAGCGTGGTGAGGATGTTGGTGACGCTGGTGATGACGGTGATGGCCAGCGAGTTGTGCTCGGAGAAGCCCACCGCCTGCCAGAGCACGCTGGAGTAGTAGAAGATGACGTTGATGCCCACGAACTGCTGGAGCATCGCGAGCACGATGCCGACCCACACGATGGGCAGGAACCCGAAGCGGCCGCCCTTCAGGTCCGCCAGCCGCGGCGTGTAGTTCGTGCGCACCGAGCGGCGGATCTCCACGACCTTGGACGGCGCGGAGTCCCCCTCGATGTCGCGCAGCACGCTCAGCGCCTCCTCTTCACGCCCCCGGGCCACGAGGAAGCGCGGGGACTCCGAGATGAAAATGGCGCCGATGCCGTAGAAGAGCGCGGGCGGAAGGCCGCTGAAGAACATCCACCGCCACGCGGTGAGGCCCAGCCAGGTGGGGTTGGAGGCGGAGCCCGCGTAGAGCGCGATGGCGAAGTCCCCCAGCAGGGCCACGAAGATGCCGGTCACGATGGCCAGCTGCTGCAGGGACGCCAGGCGGCCGCGCAGGTACGCGGGGGCGATCTCCGCGATGTACGTGGGCGCCACGACGCTGGCGAAGCCCACCCCCAGGCCGCCCACCAGCCGCCAGATGCTCAGGTCCCACAGGGAGAACGCGAACCCCGACCCGATGGCGCTGATGATGAACAGGGCCGCCGCGAGCATCATCGTGCGCCGGCGGCCGTAGCGGTCCGCGAAGGGCCCCGCGGCGAAGGCGCCCGCCGCGGAGCCGACGAGCGCGGAGGACACCGTCAGCCCCAGGCCCAGGCTGCTCGCGGCGAACTCGGCCTTCAGGGCCGCGACGGTGCCGTTGATGACGGCGGTGTCGAAGCCGAAGAGGAACCCGCCCAGGGCGGCCACCACGGAGATGCCAATGATCCTGCCGGTCCGTGTCTCCCGATGCGCCGGGGGCCCCCTCGTCGGGACATCGAGGACATCCGCCATGACGCGCTCCCTCCTCTTCGGACGGGCACGGATCCGGCCCTCGCGGGACGCACACCGGCCCTGGGAGAGAGGTGCCCCCGGTGGCCACCAAAAGGCACCCCCGGGCAGGCGGCCGCTCGCGGGGCCGCTCGTTGAGGGCGGGGCCGCGAAGCCGGAGGCGGGCCGGGGCTCAGCCCTCGTCCGCCAGGCCGTACTCCTTGAGCTTGCGGGCGAGCGTGTTGCGGCCGATCTCCAGCGTCCGCGCCGCCGCGGTGCGGTTGCCCTTCACGGCCTCCAGCACGCGCAGGATGTGGCGGCGCTCCACCTCCGCCAGCGGCAGGAGCAGCGGCGCGTCCGGCGCGGCGGCGGGCACGCGCGGCGTGGCGGAGGGGTCGGTCGCCGGGAGCGCCCGGTCCAGGGAGGGCAGGGGCAGGTGCTCCTCCAATATCTCCCCTTCGGACAGCACCACGGCGCTCTCGATGCAGTTCTCCAGCTCGCGCACGTTGCCGGGCCAGCGGTAGCGCTTGAGCCTCGCGAGCGCCGTGGCGCCCAGGCGGGGCACGGGCAGGCGGTGGCGCTTCGCGGCGGTGGCGACGAAGTGGCGGGCCAGCCGCTCGATGTCCTCCGCGCCGCGCTCGCGCAGCGGGGGCAGGAGCAGCTCCACGACCTTGATGCGGTAGTAGAGGTCCTCGCGGAACTTCCCTTCCTCCACCATGCGCGGCAGGTCGCGGTGGGTGGCCGCGACGATGCGCACGTCCACCTTGACGGCCTGCGTGCCGCCCACGCGCTCGAACTCGCGGTCCTGCAACACGCGCAGCAGCTTGCCCTGCACGGCCTGGGGCAGCTCGCCCAGCTCGTCGATGAAGACGGTGCCGCCGTCGGCCGCCTCGAACTTGCCGGGCACGCGGTGGTCGGCGCCGGTGAAGGCGCCCTTCTCGTGGCCGAAGAGCTCGTTCTCGATGAGGGCGGCGGGCAGGGCCGCGCAGTCCACCTTCACGAAGGGCTTGTCGCGCCGGGGGCCGTTGACGTGGATGGCGCGCGCGAACAGCTCCTTGCCGCAGCCGCTCTCCCCGCGCAGCAGCACCGTGGCGTCCGTGGGCGCGGCCTTCTGCACCAGGCGGTAGAGGGCCTTGAGCGGCGGGGCCTCTCCGATGATGCGGTTGAAGAAGTAGCCCACGGGGGCCTGTGGCTGATCCTTCGCGCGCTGCAGCTCCTGGTAGAGGCTGGTGGTCTGGAGCGCGGTGCTCACCTGGGCCGCGATGTCGGTGAGCTTCTGGGTGTCCTCCTCCGTGAAGGCGCCTCCGCCCAGGCGGTTGAGCACCTGGAGCACGCCGTACACGCTGCCGGCCGAGTCGCGCAGCGGCACCGCGGCCAGGCTGATGGTGCGGTAGCCCGTCATCCGGTCGATGTCCGCGAAGAAGCGGCGCTCACCGCGCGGATCCGGCACGTGCACGGGCTCGCCGGCCTCCGCGACGTAGCCCGCCACGCCCTGGCCCAGCTTCACGCGGATCTGCGCGACCTCCGGCAGGTGCGCCGCGCGGCTGAACAGCTCCCGGCGCACCGGATCCAACAGCCACAGCGTGCCCCGGTCCGCCTGCAACGTGATGGCGATGCGGTCCACGAGCGTCTGGAGGAAGGCGTCCAGGTCCACCTCGCGCCCGACGAGGCCACCAAGGGGGAGCAGGACCTGGGACACATCCGGCGGGGACGAGGGCATGGCGGCGGGCAGCGGCGGAAGTGAGAAGGGCGCTGGGGGCACTGTAGCAGCGCAGGGCTCCGGGCTCGCGGCGCTCATGCGCCCGCCGCGCGGCCCAGCAGCATGCGCTGCCCCTCACGCGCGGGCTCGGTGAAGGGGAACAGGCCGCGCGCCTCCTGCGCCATGTCCTCCAGCAGCTCGTCCGCGTGGGACGGGTCGTGGTGGAAGAGGAAGAGGCGCCCGGCGTGCAGGTCCTTGGCCACCTTGGCCGCGTCCATCATCGTCGAGTGGCCCCAGCCCTTCTTGGACATGCCCTTCCTGCCCTCGTACTCGTCGGGCGTGTACTGCGCGTCCAGGCACAGCGCGTCCGCGCCCTCGAAGTGGCGGGCCACGTCCGACGTGAGGCGCTCCGGCAGCTCCACGTCCGTCGCGTACACGAAGGAGTGGCCGTCCGCCTCCACGCGGTACGCCATGCACCCGTCCGGGTGCGGCACGTCGATGGGGGTCACCTTGAAGGGGCCGACCTCGACGGTGCGGCCGTGCAGCGCGGCGCCGAAGGCCATCTTCGAGCGCATGGTGGACAGCGGCACCGGGAACTGCGGCGGGCGCATCTGCTGCGACAGCGTGGACTCCAGCGCCTGGGCGCCGTTCGCGCCGGGGCCGTACATCGTCAGCGACGTGGTGGGCAGGTACGCGGGCGTGAAGAAGGGGAAGCCCTGCACGTGGTCCCAGTGCAGGTGGGAGAAGAACATCGTCGCCTTCTGGGGGGCGCCCTCGCGCATCATCACCTCGCCCAGCGTGCGGATGCCCGTGCCCGCGTCGAGGATCAGCCGCTCGCCCTGGCTCGTCACCTCCACGCACGCGGTGTTGCCACCGATGCGCGAGCCCGACACCGCGATGCTGCCCCGAACGCCAAAGAAGCGGATTTCCATGATGGGTCTCCTGGTGCTCCGACACCCGCTGGGGGCGCCCTGACGGGAGGGGGACGGAGCACGTCCGGTGCCAGCGCCAAGGGGCTGGAATCATTGGGGTCACAGGAGTGGGGCAGGGCGGGCCGCTCCATTCTGGAGCGCCCTGGATGGGGCGGGCGGTCCAATCCGGCGCGGCCCCGCGACGCGGCGGATTCCTGGTACATCCGGGGCCCATGCCGGTCATCGCGTTCTGCACCATCAAGGGAGGCGTCGGGAAGACGACGCTGTGTTCGCACGTGGCGGCGGCGCTGGCGGACACAGGGCGCCGGGTGCTGCTGTTGGACCTGGATCCGCAGGCGCATGCGTCGCTGGTGTTGGGCCTGGAGACGCGCGAGGGCCCGTGCGTGGCGGACGCCTTCGGGCCGCGGCCGAAGCACCGGCTGGATGAAATCGTGGTGGCGTCACCGAAGCGGCCGGGGTTGTTCATCGCGCCAGGGGCCCCTCGCATGGCGGCGCTGGAGCGCGAGCTGTTCGGGTGGGGCCACCGGCTCCAGGCGATTCCGCGCGCGTTGAAGACGCTGTCGTGGACGCCGGACGTCATCGTCGTGGACACGCCGCCGAGCATCGGCGCGTTCACGGAGGCCGTGCTGGCCTACGCGGACGTGGTGGTGGCGCCGGTGCCCACGGGCGCGTTTGCGTTGCAGGGGCTGGGGGAGATTGAGACCGCGTGGCGCGACGTGCGCGAGGAGGGCGGCCAGCTGGTGGCCGCCGTGAACCTGTGGGACCGGCGCACGCCCGCGACCAACGAGGCGATGGAGGCGGCGCTGAAGGACGTGACGGTGCCGGTGCTGAAGGCCCGCATCCCGCGCTCGGAGTCCATCAACCAGGCGGGCCTGGGCTACGAGGTGGTGTTCGACGTGAGCCCGAACGCGGCGGGCGCGGAGGAGCTGCGCGCCATGGCCCGCGAGCTGGCGAAGCTCGCGGGGCTGCGCTGAGGCGAGACCCTATCGCTGCTGAGCGACGATGAGGCCGCGTCGCACATCGATGGCGTAGAGCCCGCCGGCACCCGTGGCGGTGTCGTTCGGGTCGCAGATTTCGGTGTGTGCGTAGATGCCGACCAGGATGATTCCATCCGGCAGTTGCTCCACCGACACTTGATAGATGTCGCGACGGAAGAGGCACAGTTCAACCGGCGTTGCGTCCTTGGGCGGCTTGCGGTCCAAGGGGAGAAAATCATCCATCGCGAGCTGGACGGCGGTCGCGAGGTCCCCACTGAGGAGTGTCGTCCTGCCCTCCTGAAAGAGCAGGGGCGGGAAGACGAACTTCTGGGCCTCCTCGGGAGGCGCATGCGGTGGGCGCATCGAACGCTGGAACAGGGAGCACCCGCTCAACGCAACGAGCGACAGAACAAGCAGCGACGCGCGTGTCATCGGGAGCCCTCCGGCACAGGCTGGATGATGCCGCTCGCCTTGTCCACGACGCGTCCGATGAGCACCCAGCGACGTCCCTGTCGCGCGTAGACCTCCCCGGGGCGCCCCTGCTCAAGGTACGGGATATACATCTGCACGGCGCACGTAGCGTCCATCTGCACGCGGAAGGAGTACCGCTGGCGCGATTTCCAGCGGTCTTGGATGGATAGCGGCGAGTAGCGCCACGGGTGGGTGTGGTAGTCCGCGAGGATTGCTGTCCGCCCCCGCTCATCCACTACTTTCTTGGGCACGCGGCAGTCCTTGAAGTCCCTGTTCTCGGCGCTGAGGCGTCGCGTCTCCAGCGCGGCGGGCCAGGATGCATAGTAGCGGCCTTCATGGGAGTAGATGACCCCGCAGTACTCCTGGCCGTAGTCGCCGCGAGGTGGCGCGGCGGCAGGCAACTCCATGAGCGGGGCGCACAGTTGGTCGATGATGGCATCCGCTTCGACGGAAGAGGCGATGACAGGCCACGGCCCACGAACCCATGGAGTCTCGCGGCCGTCGCGGACCTCAACCCCGAAGTACGTCCCGTTACCATCCCGGAGATACGAGTAGCCGCCGCACGCCACGAACAGCGTGAGCGCTGCCATCCAAACCAAAGGCACCATGCCTTCCCTGATGCCCCTTGAGACGCGGGGAGCGGGAAGGCTGGCATCACGTAAGAGAGGGCGGGAGTCCGGCATGGCACAACGTACCATGACCGGAAAACGTGAAATTCACGCTATGCAGACGCGTGAGCGCGGAGCGCCTCAGTCCGGCTGTCCGATGGTGCCGGTCCGCAGGGGCCCGGCGCGCCGGTAGGTGAGCAGCACCACCCCGTTGGGCGTGATTCGCGACGCGGCGAGCTGCAGCGTGCGGGGCTGCGTTCCCGTCCCGAAGAGGCGCCGGCCGCTGCCCAGCGTCACGGGGAAGACGTGCAGGTGCAGCACGTCCACCAGGTCGTGCTCCAGCAGGGTCTGCAGCAGGCCGCCACTGCCATGCACCTGCAGCTCGCGGCCGGGCAGGGCCTTGAGCCGGCGCACTGCCTCCACCGTGTCTCCGTCCAACAGCTTCGAGTTCGCCCAATCCACGCTGCGCAGGGTGGTGGACGCCACGTACTTGGGCAGCGAGTTGAGCGGCCCGGCGATGGGGTCGCCCGGCTCCGTCACCTTCGGCCAGTAGCCCGCGAAGATGTCATACGTCCTGCGCCCGAGCAGGAACGCGTCCGCCCGGCTGAAGATGTCGACGACGTGCGCGCCGAACTCCGGGCTGGAATGCGGCTGTACCCAGCCGCCGTGGGTGAAGCCGCCGCCCGGGTCTTCCTCCGGGGCTCCCGGTGACTGCACCACTCCGTCCAGCGTCACGAACTCCGTCACCGTCAGTTCCATGGTCGCATCCGTCCCTTCCGGGCAGTCCATCCGCCCGTCCAAATTGGCGACGAATGGGCCGCGCGCGGATCGACACGGTGGCGTTTTCGGGGTGTGGGAGTCGAGCGGGCGTGCGTTGACTCAGGGCGTCGGGACGCCAGTAGCTAGCGCTGAGCGCACGTTGGCTTCCGTGAAGGTCGTGCCCCAGACGGCGTTGAGCTCCTGGGCGACGAAGGCGGCGCCCGGCTGAAGCGTGCCCTGCGAGGCCTCCAGCATCTGCACGCGCGGGTCGGTGAGCTCCAGCAGGCGGGGCGCCACGTCGCTCACGTCGCGACCCTGCTGCTGGGCGGCGCGCACGCCCTGGAGCCACGCGCGCACGGTGCCCTGCGCGTGGGGGATGAACAGGAGCTGCTCCGCCGCGCCCAGCTTCACGATGAGGTGTCCCACGCCCAGGGTGATGACGACGCTGCCGTGCGTGGCGAGCAGCGGCCCATGATCAGGGGACAGGGTGTTCCAGTCCACGGCCGCGAGGTTCTGGAAGTACATCGGCGTGAAGCGTTGCGGAGCCTGGGAGACGAGCGCGCGCGTGTGCTCCACGGGGATGAGGGTGTCCCAGTCATCGTGGAGGATGAGGAACGGTGTCTGCACCGTGCTGGCCAGGTGGGCGGCGGTCCAGCGCGTGTAGTCCGTGCCGGGGGTGATGGGGTCGCCGCCGGTGGTGGCGTAGATGCGGCGGAAGTAGGGCTCGAAGAACTGCTGGTAGCGCGAGCGCATCGTCGGGTCGCTCACGCGCGACGGCACGACGCGGCTCACGTAGTCCACCTCCTGCGCGAAGTCCGACAGCGGGGACAGCGCGACGCCCACCTTGGGCACCACCGTGGCGGGAGCATCCGCAGCCGCGTAGAGCGCCTCGTAGCCGCCCCACGAACCGCCGAAGATACCGATGCGCGTGGTGTCCACGTTGTCGGCCTGGGCCAGGAAGCGCAGGCCCGCGTTCATGTCGTCGCGGTCGTTCTGGAGGTCGCCGCCCGCGTAGAAGCGGCCGAAGACGGCGAGCACGCCGAAGTCATGGAAGAGGTAGACGAATGCCTCGCCCGAGATGGTCTCCGGCGTGGTGGGCGTGAACGCGATGGGCGACGAGCCCGGCCCGTGGTGCGGCTCGCTGTCGTCGGGGTGGATGCCGGCGCCGCGAGCGGCCCACTTCGCGTCCACGGCCTCGCCCGTCCACGCGATGCCGTCATAGGGCTTGGTCATCATCACCACGGGGGACACGCCGGGCTTCCGGGGCGGGAACCACTGCGCATAGGTGGCGGCACGGCCGGGCACCTCCAGCTTGAGCAACTGGTAGGGCCACGTCTGGCCCACAGCCTTCAACTCACCGGAGCCCAGCTGCGTCACCTGGACGGAGCCGGGGTCCGTCGGCGTCTCGTCCGGGGTCTGGCAGGAGTTCGTGGACGGACTGGGGTTGCTGCAGCACGCGGTGGGGAGGGTGCCCAGGAGGGAGAGGGCCAGGAGCGTGGTCGAAAACAAGCGCATGCCCCAGCAGACACCGCGGCGCGGATTTTCTGAAAGCCACCCCGCGCGTTCCGGACGAGGATGGCGGCACATGGACTACCAGGCGGTGTTGTCGGAGGTCTGGGACGCGGTGCGGCCGGTGCTGGGGCAGGGCCGCGTGGCGACGTACATCCCGGCGCTGGCGGCGGTGGATCCCCACCGCTTCGGCATGGCGCTCGCGACGGTGGAGGGGGACGTTTACGGCGTGGGGGACTGGCGCGAGCCGTTCTCCATCCAGAGCATCTCCAAGGTCTTCACCCTGGCGCTCGCGCTGTCGCGGGACGGGGACGCGCTGTGGCGGCGCGTGGGCAAGGAGCCGTCGGGCAATCCGTTCAACTCACTGGTGCAGCTGGAGTACGAGCAGGGCATCCCGCGCAACCCGTTCATCAACGCGGGCGCGCTGGTCATCACGGATCGCCTCCAGCGCCTCACCGGGGATGCGCGCGGCACGCTGCGGGACTTCCTCCGCGCGGAGAGCGGCAACCCGCTGGTGGACTTCGATCCGGTCATCGCCGCGTCGGAGGCGGAGCACGGCCACCGCAACAGCGCGCTGGCCCACTTCATGGCGAGCTACGGCAACATGGAGAGCGCTGTCCCGGAGGTGCTGGAGCACTACTTCTGGCAGTGCTCGCTGGCGATGAGCTGCGCGGATCTGGCGCGGGCGTGCGGCTTCCTCGCGCGTCACGGGCAACGTGCGGATGGTGTGCGGCTGCTCACGCGCAGCCAGGCCAAGCAGGTCAACGCGGTGATGCTCACCTGCGGCACGTACGACGCGGCGGGAGAGTTCGCCTACCGCGTGGGGCTGCCCGGCAAGAGCGGCGTGGGCGGAGGCATCATCGCCGTCATCCCCAACCGCTGCGCCCTGTGCGTGTGGAGCCCCGGGCTGGATGCACGGGGCAACTCGGTGGCGGGCGTGGAGGCGCTGGATCGGTTCACGACGCTGACCGGCCTGTCCATCTTCTGACGGCCGGGCCTGGGTTCACTGGCCTTGTTCTTCGAGGGCCTTCAGCCAATAGGACCGCCCACCGGACGCCAATGCGCCCGCCAGGAACTCCGCGAACGAGCTGGCGATGACCGGGCAGTAGTAGGGGTCCGGAAATCCCTCGCGGTAGCCGTCGCGGAGTGGATAGCGCCCATGCGTCTGTTGCCCCACATCCAGGAGCGCATAGTTGCTGTCCTGGAGCTGGCACACCGTGTACCAATCCGAAGGACCCGCCGCGTCAGTGTCGGATTGGGACATGACGACCCGGGCACGCCGCACCTCCGCGAGCGGCAGGATGTAGTACGGCGCGTTGGAACCGCGGAACAGCCTCGCTCCATCAAAGCGCGTGTAGAAAGCGCGCAGGTCCGGATCCAGGCGCCATCCCATTCGACGTTCGAACGCATCGACCGCTGCCTCCGTCGCGGGCGGATGCGGAAAGTGCTGGGCTGCCACTGCGTCGAGAAGTTCGGTCATCGTCGGCATGTGGCTACTCTCCGTAGGGATGGCTGACCCCGACGCTCGTCCACGGGGGTTGTCCTGCGTAGCACTGGTTGTAGAGCTGATTCAGGCCGGAATGGAGGTCGGCGGGAAAGGGGATGATGTTGTCCCAGTCGGTCGGGTTGCCACCGTGCTTGAGGTCGCGGATGTGGTGGGCTGGGTAGTTGTTCCCACTGGCGTCAGTCGGCCACTGGCCGAACTTCTCCGCCCATCGCTCGCGGAACCCATCCCGGATGGACTCCCATCGGCTCCGTGCCGTTGCGTTCTGGCTGACGCTCAGCGCTGGGTAGTTACAGCAGCAGTTGGCGATGCCGAACCGGCTCCCCGCTCGGAACATGTTGCCGTCGA includes:
- a CDS encoding dihydrofolate reductase family protein, encoding MELTVTEFVTLDGVVQSPGAPEEDPGGGFTHGGWVQPHSSPEFGAHVVDIFSRADAFLLGRRTYDIFAGYWPKVTEPGDPIAGPLNSLPKYVASTTLRSVDWANSKLLDGDTVEAVRRLKALPGRELQVHGSGGLLQTLLEHDLVDVLHLHVFPVTLGSGRRLFGTGTQPRTLQLAASRITPNGVVLLTYRRAGPLRTGTIGQPD
- a CDS encoding SMI1/KNR4 family protein; protein product: MTELLDAVAAQHFPHPPATEAAVDAFERRMGWRLDPDLRAFYTRFDGARLFRGSNAPYYILPLAEVRRARVVMSQSDTDAAGPSDWYTVCQLQDSNYALLDVGQQTHGRYPLRDGYREGFPDPYYCPVIASSFAEFLAGALASGGRSYWLKALEEQGQ
- a CDS encoding sugar porter family MFS transporter, with protein sequence MADVLDVPTRGPPAHRETRTGRIIGISVVAALGGFLFGFDTAVINGTVAALKAEFAASSLGLGLTVSSALVGSAAGAFAAGPFADRYGRRRTMMLAAALFIISAIGSGFAFSLWDLSIWRLVGGLGVGFASVVAPTYIAEIAPAYLRGRLASLQQLAIVTGIFVALLGDFAIALYAGSASNPTWLGLTAWRWMFFSGLPPALFYGIGAIFISESPRFLVARGREEEALSVLRDIEGDSAPSKVVEIRRSVRTNYTPRLADLKGGRFGFLPIVWVGIVLAMLQQFVGINVIFYYSSVLWQAVGFSEHNSLAITVITSVTNILTTLVAIAFVDKVGRKPLLLVGSVGMALTLGLMAYLFGTAPLDAAGKPVLQGAAGTTALIAANLYVVCFGFSWGPVVWVLLGEMFPNRIRALALSIAAMAQWLANFLVSATFPALQAAGLGWAYGLYAAAAVFSVFFAARYIRETKGQELEQM
- a CDS encoding ParA family protein → MPVIAFCTIKGGVGKTTLCSHVAAALADTGRRVLLLDLDPQAHASLVLGLETREGPCVADAFGPRPKHRLDEIVVASPKRPGLFIAPGAPRMAALERELFGWGHRLQAIPRALKTLSWTPDVIVVDTPPSIGAFTEAVLAYADVVVAPVPTGAFALQGLGEIETAWRDVREEGGQLVAAVNLWDRRTPATNEAMEAALKDVTVPVLKARIPRSESINQAGLGYEVVFDVSPNAAGAEELRAMARELAKLAGLR
- a CDS encoding glutaminase, translated to MDYQAVLSEVWDAVRPVLGQGRVATYIPALAAVDPHRFGMALATVEGDVYGVGDWREPFSIQSISKVFTLALALSRDGDALWRRVGKEPSGNPFNSLVQLEYEQGIPRNPFINAGALVITDRLQRLTGDARGTLRDFLRAESGNPLVDFDPVIAASEAEHGHRNSALAHFMASYGNMESAVPEVLEHYFWQCSLAMSCADLARACGFLARHGQRADGVRLLTRSQAKQVNAVMLTCGTYDAAGEFAYRVGLPGKSGVGGGIIAVIPNRCALCVWSPGLDARGNSVAGVEALDRFTTLTGLSIF
- a CDS encoding sigma-54-dependent Fis family transcriptional regulator — encoded protein: MPSSPPDVSQVLLPLGGLVGREVDLDAFLQTLVDRIAITLQADRGTLWLLDPVRRELFSRAAHLPEVAQIRVKLGQGVAGYVAEAGEPVHVPDPRGERRFFADIDRMTGYRTISLAAVPLRDSAGSVYGVLQVLNRLGGGAFTEEDTQKLTDIAAQVSTALQTTSLYQELQRAKDQPQAPVGYFFNRIIGEAPPLKALYRLVQKAAPTDATVLLRGESGCGKELFARAIHVNGPRRDKPFVKVDCAALPAALIENELFGHEKGAFTGADHRVPGKFEAADGGTVFIDELGELPQAVQGKLLRVLQDREFERVGGTQAVKVDVRIVAATHRDLPRMVEEGKFREDLYYRIKVVELLLPPLRERGAEDIERLARHFVATAAKRHRLPVPRLGATALARLKRYRWPGNVRELENCIESAVVLSEGEILEEHLPLPSLDRALPATDPSATPRVPAAAPDAPLLLPLAEVERRHILRVLEAVKGNRTAAARTLEIGRNTLARKLKEYGLADEG
- a CDS encoding alpha/beta hydrolase family protein, producing the protein MRLFSTTLLALSLLGTLPTACCSNPSPSTNSCQTPDETPTDPGSVQVTQLGSGELKAVGQTWPYQLLKLEVPGRAATYAQWFPPRKPGVSPVVMMTKPYDGIAWTGEAVDAKWAARGAGIHPDDSEPHHGPGSSPIAFTPTTPETISGEAFVYLFHDFGVLAVFGRFYAGGDLQNDRDDMNAGLRFLAQADNVDTTRIGIFGGSWGGYEALYAAADAPATVVPKVGVALSPLSDFAQEVDYVSRVVPSRVSDPTMRSRYQQFFEPYFRRIYATTGGDPITPGTDYTRWTAAHLASTVQTPFLILHDDWDTLIPVEHTRALVSQAPQRFTPMYFQNLAAVDWNTLSPDHGPLLATHGSVVITLGVGHLIVKLGAAEQLLFIPHAQGTVRAWLQGVRAAQQQGRDVSDVAPRLLELTDPRVQMLEASQGTLQPGAAFVAQELNAVWGTTFTEANVRSALATGVPTP
- a CDS encoding MBL fold metallo-hydrolase, producing the protein MEIRFFGVRGSIAVSGSRIGGNTACVEVTSQGERLILDAGTGIRTLGEVMMREGAPQKATMFFSHLHWDHVQGFPFFTPAYLPTTSLTMYGPGANGAQALESTLSQQMRPPQFPVPLSTMRSKMAFGAALHGRTVEVGPFKVTPIDVPHPDGCMAYRVEADGHSFVYATDVELPERLTSDVARHFEGADALCLDAQYTPDEYEGRKGMSKKGWGHSTMMDAAKVAKDLHAGRLFLFHHDPSHADELLEDMAQEARGLFPFTEPAREGQRMLLGRAAGA